The Porphyromonas pogonae genome segment CTGTAGCGAGTCCATCAGCTGTCATGCAGTCCTCTGCAATCACCGTGGCGCTAAGAATATCCGTTTGTATAGGTCTGCCTGCCAGAGGGTCTATAGTATGCCCTACTTTTTTGCCATCTATGATATGAAAGTTACGGTAATTGCCTGACGTGGCTAATCCGCCTTTGCCTTTGAGCTGTACAATGAGTTGCAGGTCTTGTACCATGCCCGTAGAGTCTTCGATAGGTTTGTTGATGCCTATATGCCAAGGTTTGCCATCTGGGTTGACTCCTTCAAATACAATCTCACCTCCCAGCTCTACCATGTAATCATTGATTCCTTTGGACTTGAGCATATGGCCTAATAGGTCAGTGCAATAGCCTTTGGATATGGAAGAGAAGTCGAGCAATATACGACTGTCTTCTTTGACAAAGCAGTCGCCGCTGAGATGCGTTTTTTTGTATCCCACGAAGACCTTGAGGCTATCTATGGCTTTGTCCGTGGGGGTAGAGGCTTTGTCAAATCCAAAACCCCATAAGTTGATAATAGGGGAGCAGGTAACATCATAAGTACCCTGTGTAGCTTCAGATATGTTGATAGCTCTATTATAAACAGTGCGAAACATGTAATCTGTATACATCGATTTATTTCGATTTATAGCCGTGACGATACTTGTGCTGTCAAATGGATTGAGTGAGTGATTGAACTCTTTGAATACGTTCTTTAGATTGTTGTGATAGTTTGTTTCGCTACGATATTTTATATGATAATAGGTGTGGAATATCTCACCTTCATCAAACTGATACTTTTTACTTTCTCCTATAGAATGTGCGCAACCGGCTATGCATAGCGAAATCAATGTCCCTGCAATAAGCATAAGGACGGCGTGAAGATGTTTATTCTTCATAGTTCTCATAAATTACGATATCGGAAAGAGGCTTTCTTTTATATGCGGCTTTGGATGTGTAGTCAGGATCAGGGAATCCTACGGCAAGTATGGATATGGGTTCCTGATGCTCGGGGATATGAAAAAGTCTTTTGCACAGGTCTTGATCGAAAGCACATACCCACGTAGAAGCCAAACCCAGGTCATGAGCTTGCAACATCATCTGAGTGGTAGCGATGCTGGTGTCTATATCGACAGAGTCGCCGGAAGGACGTGACCATGCCTCTTCATGGTCTCCTATGACAATGATGTAGAGTTGCGCTGTAGTAAACCATTCTTTGTCATAGCATTGTTGAATGAGCGCTCTGCCTTTGGGCTTTTGTACAACGAGAAATCTCCATGGCTGTTTGTTGCATGCCGATGGGGCACATTGCCCCGCTTCGAGTAGTGATGTTACTATCTCATCACCTATCTTCTTGTCTGTAAAAGCTCTGATAGATCTTCGTCTGAGCAGTATTTCTTGGTATAAATTCATAACTCTTTTTCTATAATATATTGATTCCTGTCTGTAGCTTGGCGACTTATAAGTTCGGCAAGAAATCCTGTTATGAAAAGTTGAGTGCCCAGAATCATTGCCGTGAGGGCTATGTAAAAGTATGGTCTGTCGGTTACAAGAGGAGCAGGTGTGTGCTCTTGCAGGGCTATGAGTTTATTGAATAGAATCACGGCAAGGGCTATAAAACCAATGAAAAACATAATAGTGCCACCCAAACCGAAAAAATGCATGGGTTTACGACCGAATTTGGAGGTAAACCATAGGGTCATCAGGTCAAGGTAACCGTTGAAGAATCGGCTTATCCCGAATTTTGAAGAGCCGTATTTGCGTGCTTGATGTTGCACCACCTTTTCTCCTATCTTTGAGAATCCCGCGTTTTTTGCCAAATACGGGATGTAACGGTGCATGTCATTATACACCTCAATGCTTTTGACTACCTTATTACGGTAAGCTTTGAGCCCGCAATTAAAATCGTGGAGATTATGTATACCTGACAGTTTGCGTGCCGTAGCATTAAAAAGCTTGGATGGCAGGTTTTTACTCAATATCGGGTCATAGCGTTTCTTTTTCCATCCGCTTACAAGGTCATAGCCCTCTTCCTTGATCATGCGGTACAATTCCGGTATCTCTTCAGGGCTGTCTTGTAGGTCAGCATCCATGGTAATTACCACTTCACCCTGAGCTTTATCAAATCCGCAATGTAAACCCGGCGATTTGCCATAGTTTCTTCGGAACTTCAAGGCTTTTACGCAAGGGTTCTTTTTGCTCAAAGACTCAATCACTTCCCATGAATTATCCTTGCTGCCATCATCTACAAAAATAACTTCGTAGCTAAAACCGTGTTCGTTCATTACTTTTTCGATCCATGCTTCCAACTCGGGCAATGAATCAGCCTCATTATACAACGGTACAACTATGGAAATATCTATCATAATCGGTTCTTTTTTTGTATGATACTGATGCTCATGGGTAATCATTAAATATTAGTCTCTTGCTTCCTCGTATCTTTCTTGCGTAGCATGAATGCAATGGGAATACTGATGATGATACCCCAAAATAAATTGTCGGAAATATCATTGAACACTCTGGTTACAGCAGGCACAGACATTGATTTTTCTATGAGCTCAGTGAGAGTAAGCCCTTTGAATGCTTGGTTAAATATCTCTTCCATACCAGGTTTCTGTAGCAATTGCTCTGCCATCATCTCGATTTGATCTATATGCGCAGGAAGCACATACTCGTAGAAAACATAGTGAGGCAATGCTACTAATATGGACGCAAAGGCGTAGAGCATCACTCCGAATTGCCAACCGTGCATCACCCCGAATGGCTGGTCAGCAGGACGTGAGTCTCTGTATCTTTTGATAAGGACATACACGATTACCGGTACCATGAGTGTGAGGAAAATGTATATCAGGCTTAATAACTCAGGTGCTCTGAAAAAATTGAGCATGCATAGGTATTTGAGTATAAAATAAAGTCCCAGCACCAAACCCAGGCGGGCGCTTACTTTGAATAGGTTGCTCTTGTCTTCTATAACTGTCATATCTTTAGGTTGCTATTAGCTTTCAAAGGTAATTCTAAATAATGATATCGCCGATATTTTTATGTGATTTAATGGTGCTGGATCGAGGAGTAAGCATCATAGTAGGTGCTTTTGATATTGTGTAATTACAATTAATGATGGCATGAGTTTTATAACCAGAGAAATAAACATTATTTTTGAAACAATTTCCTAACATAACCTCTTTAATAGATCAAACATGAAGAAAGCTTTTA includes the following:
- a CDS encoding DUF4199 domain-containing protein, producing MTVIEDKSNLFKVSARLGLVLGLYFILKYLCMLNFFRAPELLSLIYIFLTLMVPVIVYVLIKRYRDSRPADQPFGVMHGWQFGVMLYAFASILVALPHYVFYEYVLPAHIDQIEMMAEQLLQKPGMEEIFNQAFKGLTLTELIEKSMSVPAVTRVFNDISDNLFWGIIISIPIAFMLRKKDTRKQETNI
- a CDS encoding glycosyltransferase family 2 protein, whose translation is MDISIVVPLYNEADSLPELEAWIEKVMNEHGFSYEVIFVDDGSKDNSWEVIESLSKKNPCVKALKFRRNYGKSPGLHCGFDKAQGEVVITMDADLQDSPEEIPELYRMIKEEGYDLVSGWKKKRYDPILSKNLPSKLFNATARKLSGIHNLHDFNCGLKAYRNKVVKSIEVYNDMHRYIPYLAKNAGFSKIGEKVVQHQARKYGSSKFGISRFFNGYLDLMTLWFTSKFGRKPMHFFGLGGTIMFFIGFIALAVILFNKLIALQEHTPAPLVTDRPYFYIALTAMILGTQLFITGFLAELISRQATDRNQYIIEKEL
- a CDS encoding nitroreductase family protein; the protein is MNLYQEILLRRRSIRAFTDKKIGDEIVTSLLEAGQCAPSACNKQPWRFLVVQKPKGRALIQQCYDKEWFTTAQLYIIVIGDHEEAWSRPSGDSVDIDTSIATTQMMLQAHDLGLASTWVCAFDQDLCKRLFHIPEHQEPISILAVGFPDPDYTSKAAYKRKPLSDIVIYENYEE
- a CDS encoding FAD:protein FMN transferase, which codes for MKNKHLHAVLMLIAGTLISLCIAGCAHSIGESKKYQFDEGEIFHTYYHIKYRSETNYHNNLKNVFKEFNHSLNPFDSTSIVTAINRNKSMYTDYMFRTVYNRAINISEATQGTYDVTCSPIINLWGFGFDKASTPTDKAIDSLKVFVGYKKTHLSGDCFVKEDSRILLDFSSISKGYCTDLLGHMLKSKGINDYMVELGGEIVFEGVNPDGKPWHIGINKPIEDSTGMVQDLQLIVQLKGKGGLATSGNYRNFHIIDGKKVGHTIDPLAGRPIQTDILSATVIAEDCMTADGLATAFMAAGSQRVKSIASQFNNIEYLLIISGDKGGYTTVMSDGFKKLIVEN